Proteins encoded within one genomic window of Episyrphus balteatus chromosome 1, idEpiBalt1.1, whole genome shotgun sequence:
- the LOC129907724 gene encoding lectizyme-like — protein MYRVSILLTVFAVCIANGNVLPESRISFPTGDIINGQEAEPHSAPYIVSLKTSSHFCAGSIISENLVLTAAHCLENKKFDVVAGLHNRQNQTGAAVRKALLSQSRKHSLYNGGVGPYDIGLIKIDPPFKFNATVNKIQLPPAGKNHSGEGTLFGWGKVKRASLPNNLQTVDTLIIEYSECKKDLPSGAPIHPTNICSNSNKNNGTGISACNGGPLVQYGKGGKAQLVGIVSWGYVPCGAKNQPSVYTHTSAHIDWINKNANL, from the coding sequence ATGTATCGTGTTTCGATCTTGTTAACGGTCTTTGCAGTGTGCATCGCTAATGGCAATGTTTTGCCAGAATCAAGGATCAGTTTTCCAACTGGGGACATTATCAATGGCCAAGAAGCCGAACCTCATTCGGCACCATATATCGTTTCGCTGAAAACTAGCTCTCATTTTTGTGCTGGTTCGATTATAAGTGAAAATCTGGTTCTAACTGCAGCCCATTGtttggaaaacaaaaagttCGACGTAGTCGCTGGTCTTCATAATCGCCAAAACCAAACCGGTGCTGCTGTACGCAAAGCTCTTTTAAGCCAGTCGCGAAAACACTCTTTATATAATGGAGGCGTTGGTCCATATGATATTGGCCTCATTAAAATCGACCCACCATTTAAGTTCAACGCCACAGTGAATAAAATTCAACTCCCTCCTGCAGGTAAAAATCATTCTGGTGAGGGAACTCTATTTGGCTGGGGTAAAGTTAAGAGAGCATCATTGCCAAATAATTTACAAACTGTTGACACATTGATTATTGAGTATTCAGAATGTAAAAAGGATCTTCCATCTGGAGCTCCAATCCATCCAACAAACATTTGTTCGaactcaaataaaaacaatggcACAGGCATATCAGCTTGTAATGGTGGGCCACTTGTTCAATACGGCAAAGGAGGTAAGGCGCAATTGGTTGGTATTGTTTCGTGGGGGTATGTACCGTGTGGAGCCAAAAACCAACCATCAGTTTACACCCACACTTCGGCTCACATCGATTGGattaataaaaatgcaaatttgtAA
- the LOC129907159 gene encoding lectizyme-like, with the protein MYRVSILLVALAVGIANGKVLPTSRVSFPTGDIINGEEAEPHSAPYIVSLRSSGSHFCAGSIIGPDLVLTAGHCLIYNKFDVAAGLHDRKNLTGAAVRHATLKRSRTHSLFSGGVGPYDIGLIKIDPPFKFNSTVNKLKLPTQGKNHSGDATLFGWGKVNEVSLPNNLQTVDTIIIEYKACKKALPSGSPIHPTNICSNSNKNNRPGISACNGDSGGPLVQYDKKGKAESVGIVSWGYVPCGQNNDPSVYTHTSEHIDWIKKNSNF; encoded by the coding sequence ATGTATCGCGTTTCAATTTTGTTAGTAGCCCTTGCCGTGGGCATCGCTAATGGCAAGGTTCTGCCAACCTCAAGAGTCAGTTTTCCAACTGGCGACATAATCAATGGAGAAGAAGCAGAACCACATTCGGCACCATATATTGTTTCGCTAAGAAGTTCCGGTTCTCATTTCTGCGCTGGTTCGATTATAGGCCCGGATCTCGTACTTACCGCAGGTCATTGTTTAATATACAACAAATTTGACGTCGCCGCTGGACTTCATGATCGCAAAAACCTAACTGGTGCTGCTGTCCGGCATGCTACCTTAAAACGTTCTCGTACACACTCTTTATTCAGCGGTGGAGTTGGTCCATATGATATTGGTCTCATCAAAATCGATCCACCATTTAAATTCAATTCTACAGTGAATAAACTTAAGCTACCGACGCAAGGTAAAAACCATTCGGGTGACGCAACACTTTTTGGTTGGGGAAAAGTTAATGAAGTTTCACTACCAAATAACTTACAAACTGTCGACACAATAATTATTGAGTATAAAGCATGCAAAAAGGCTTTACCATCTGGATCTCCAATTCACCCCACCAACATATGCTCaaactcaaacaaaaataataggcCAGGCATATCCGCTTGTAATGGAGACTCAGGTGGACCACTTGTTCAATATGACAAAAAAGGAAAGGCAGAATCAGTTGGAATTGTTTCATGGGGTTATGTGCCATGTGGACAAAATAACGATCCATCAGTATACACCCACACTTCAGAACACATCGATTGGAtcaagaaaaattcaaatttttaa